One segment of Salvelinus alpinus chromosome 1, SLU_Salpinus.1, whole genome shotgun sequence DNA contains the following:
- the LOC139532868 gene encoding SAM domain-containing protein SAMSN-1-like, with protein MLQRKPSNVSNKDPKSKTKPKRSTSFGRFDTFRHQPAPVKPEENADSSSAEGEQVDSGDQTRSGGIGKKMKAISLTMMKRMGRNYAKALSEEMVDGTERDEEGEGDIVNGVHSFPKGHRVSSHSLESIYCLNSGHSNSSGLTSGSDGFSNRDSLRLDEELPYTGQFCGRARVHTDFVPSPYDTESLKLKVGDVIEIISKPPMGTWTGMLNNKVGNFKFIYVDLIVEKVPETPQKMRTHWKSRRPRPKTLQELLERLNLEEYASSLLLNGYQTVDDLKELKEKYLMELNVTDPEHRHLLMAAIECLQEPQSDGQEGELNQEAKSPTESI; from the exons ATGCTTCAGAGGAAACCGTCAAACGTCTCAAACAAAGACCCAAAGAGTAAGACAAAACCAAAG CGCTCCACCAGCTTTGGCCGATTTGACACCTTCCGACACCAACCAGCCCCAGTGAAGCCAGAGGAAAATGCCGATTCTTCG TCTGCAGAGGGAGAGCAGGTTGACAGTGGTGACCAGACCAGATCAGGAGGTATAGGGAAGAAGATGAAGGCCATCTCACTGACGATGATGAAGAGGATGGGCAGGAATTATGCCAAAGCCCTGTCAGAGGAAATG GTTgacgggacagagagagatgaagaaggAGAAGGGGATATTGTTAATGGTGTCCATTCATTTCCAAAAGGACACAGAGTGTCCAGTCACTCCCTTGAAAGTATCTACTGTCTCAACAGTGGACACAGCAATTCCA GTGGGTTGACCAGTGGGTCAGATGGCTTCAGTAACAGAGACAGTCTGAGGCTGGATGAGGAGCTGCCCTACACAGGCCAGTTCTGTGGCAGAGCCCGGGTCCACACAGACTTTGTCCCCAGTCCCTACGACACGGAATCACTTAAACTTAAG GTGGGGGATGTGATTGAGATAATCAGCAAGCCTCCTATGGGTACATGGACAGGCATGCTGAACAACAAGGTGGGAAACTTTAAGTTCATCTACGTGGACCTCATAGTAGAGAAGGTTCCTGAAACGCCTCAGAAGATGAGGACACACTGGAAGAGCAGGAGACCCCGTCCCAAAACGCTACAGGAGCTCCTAGAGCGCCTCAATCTGGAG GAGTATGCCTCTTCACTGCTCCTGAATGGCTATCAAACAGTAGATGACCTGAAAGAGCTGAAGGAGAAGTATCTGATGGAACTCAATGTGACTGATCCTGAACACAGACATCTTCTCATGGCAGCCATCGAGTGCCTCCAAGAACCCCAAA